In the genome of Pseudoglutamicibacter cumminsii, one region contains:
- a CDS encoding AMP-binding protein: METVSVPAVVVNPDSATLVDLVERHLVNDSDIPLFSKPDGNNGWIDVSARDFAADAKLIARGLMHRGVKPGDRVALMSATRYEWSLIDFAVAYAGGVSVPVYETSSPSQIAWILKDSGSNIVIVENDRHAQGVKRAKDSESLPNVSETLVIDGDGLDQLRADGEKVSEEDRAAQEATRSKSDIATIIYTSGTTGKPKGCELTHANFVDLSDNAAKAVPGVITKNASTILFLPLAHVFARFIALMAVGGGARSGHTSDLKNLLPALDSFKPTFLLVVPRVFEKVFNGAQQKAEDGGKGKIFASAAKVAEEYSRQSLEGKVSLVTRVKHKLFDVLVYKKLRAAMGGKVTHAVSGGSALGERLGHFFNGIGLTVLEGYGATETTAPVTVNTPEKIKIGTVGRPLPGNEIKLGEDGEILAKGVCVFEGYYNREDLTNDAFVDGWYATGDLGTIDEDGFLTITGRKKEILVTASGKNVAPGIMEDRVRSVPIVSQCVVVGEGRPYVGALVTIDEEALPGWLERHNLPAGTKVEDLVENKDLLADIQEGVDAANDTVSRAESIRKFRVLTTDLTEETGHLTPSLKIRRQIVLKDFQDEVEKLYEA; encoded by the coding sequence GTGGAGACCGTTTCTGTTCCGGCTGTGGTCGTGAACCCAGATAGCGCCACGTTGGTTGATCTGGTCGAACGTCATCTAGTGAACGATTCCGATATTCCTTTGTTCTCTAAACCGGACGGCAACAACGGTTGGATCGACGTCTCCGCTCGTGATTTCGCCGCAGATGCGAAACTTATCGCGCGCGGCTTGATGCATCGTGGCGTGAAGCCGGGCGATCGCGTTGCGTTGATGTCGGCTACTCGTTATGAGTGGAGCCTCATCGATTTCGCGGTTGCTTATGCCGGTGGCGTTTCGGTGCCGGTCTATGAGACGTCCTCCCCTAGCCAGATCGCTTGGATTCTGAAGGATTCGGGCTCGAACATTGTGATCGTAGAGAACGATCGTCATGCGCAGGGTGTCAAGCGGGCTAAGGATTCGGAGTCGTTGCCTAACGTTTCTGAGACCCTCGTGATTGATGGCGATGGGCTGGATCAGTTACGTGCTGATGGCGAGAAGGTCTCGGAGGAGGATCGCGCGGCGCAGGAGGCTACGCGTTCTAAGTCGGATATCGCGACCATCATTTACACGTCCGGCACGACGGGCAAGCCAAAGGGCTGCGAGCTCACTCACGCGAACTTCGTTGATCTTTCGGATAACGCCGCAAAAGCTGTTCCGGGTGTCATCACTAAGAATGCTTCGACGATCCTGTTCCTACCTTTGGCACACGTTTTCGCCCGCTTCATTGCGTTGATGGCGGTCGGTGGCGGCGCTCGCAGCGGTCACACGTCCGATCTGAAGAACCTGTTGCCGGCGCTGGATTCGTTCAAACCAACGTTCTTGCTTGTTGTTCCGCGCGTGTTTGAGAAGGTTTTCAACGGCGCACAGCAGAAGGCTGAGGATGGCGGCAAGGGCAAGATTTTCGCGAGTGCAGCCAAGGTTGCCGAGGAATATTCGCGGCAGTCACTTGAGGGCAAGGTTTCGCTCGTCACTCGCGTCAAGCACAAGCTTTTCGATGTGCTGGTGTACAAGAAGTTGCGCGCCGCTATGGGCGGCAAGGTGACTCACGCAGTGTCGGGCGGTAGTGCGCTGGGTGAGCGTCTGGGGCATTTCTTCAACGGTATCGGCCTGACGGTTCTGGAGGGCTATGGCGCTACGGAGACGACCGCGCCGGTGACTGTGAACACTCCAGAGAAGATCAAGATCGGCACTGTTGGACGCCCATTGCCGGGTAACGAGATCAAGCTCGGAGAAGACGGTGAGATCCTCGCCAAGGGTGTCTGTGTTTTCGAGGGCTACTACAACCGTGAGGATCTCACGAATGACGCGTTCGTTGACGGCTGGTATGCCACGGGCGACTTGGGCACTATCGATGAGGACGGATTCCTCACGATCACGGGCCGCAAGAAGGAGATCCTGGTGACGGCTTCGGGTAAGAACGTGGCTCCGGGCATCATGGAGGACCGCGTTCGTAGTGTCCCGATCGTTTCGCAGTGTGTTGTGGTCGGTGAGGGCCGCCCTTATGTGGGCGCACTCGTGACGATCGACGAAGAAGCGCTTCCTGGCTGGCTCGAACGTCACAACCTTCCGGCTGGCACGAAGGTTGAGGATCTAGTCGAGAACAAGGATTTGCTCGCTGACATCCAGGAGGGTGTCGATGCGGCGAACGACACGGTCTCGCGCGCTGAGTCGATCCGTAAGTTCAGGGTCTTGACCACGGATCTGACCGAGGAGACGGGTCACTTGACTCCGAGCTTGAAGATCCGCCGCCAGATTGTGCTGAAGGACTTCCAGGACGAGGTAGAGAAGCTCTACGAGGCCTGA
- a CDS encoding alpha/beta fold hydrolase, whose translation MVDEAFVPQPGSFVPGTSGVGVLLIHGFTSRPASLGDWGRTLQDAGHAVSMPLLPGHGTRWQDLQAASADQWCEHVENAYDALAAECDAVAVGGLSMGGTLTAYLGAVRRPAHVFLVNPAFSYPLQASFAGIVKRFVATVPAIGDDIRKPCVTEGAYDRVPVAAVHQMTRLVARTRRMLPGVEAPITLFRSAVDHVVPDSTVAHLQRGLRPSVRGQLRHIDLPNSFHVATLDEDAPLIFSESRDVVDGIARDVAKGV comes from the coding sequence GTGGTTGATGAAGCGTTTGTCCCGCAGCCGGGTTCTTTCGTTCCGGGAACTTCGGGTGTTGGGGTTCTGCTGATTCATGGGTTCACGTCTCGCCCGGCTTCGTTGGGCGACTGGGGCCGCACGTTGCAGGATGCAGGGCATGCGGTGTCGATGCCCCTGTTACCTGGCCATGGAACGCGGTGGCAGGATCTGCAGGCAGCTTCTGCAGATCAGTGGTGTGAGCATGTGGAGAATGCGTACGATGCGCTGGCGGCTGAGTGTGATGCCGTTGCGGTGGGTGGGCTCTCGATGGGTGGCACGTTGACTGCTTATCTGGGTGCGGTGCGCCGCCCGGCCCATGTGTTTTTGGTGAATCCCGCGTTTTCGTATCCTCTGCAGGCGTCGTTCGCTGGGATTGTGAAGCGGTTTGTGGCTACAGTTCCTGCGATCGGTGACGACATCCGCAAGCCTTGTGTCACTGAGGGTGCGTATGATCGTGTTCCGGTTGCGGCAGTACATCAGATGACACGTTTGGTTGCGCGTACTCGCCGCATGCTTCCGGGGGTTGAGGCTCCAATCACGTTGTTCCGTTCGGCTGTTGACCATGTGGTTCCGGATTCGACGGTGGCGCATTTGCAGCGTGGTTTGCGGCCTAGCGTTCGGGGTCAGTTGCGGCATATTGATCTCCCGAACAGTTTTCACGTTGCAACGTTGGATGAGGACGCTCCGTTGATTTTCTCTGAGTCGCGCGATGTGGTTGATGGGATTGCACGCGATGTAGCGAAGGGTGTGTGA